In Zunongwangia profunda SM-A87, the following proteins share a genomic window:
- a CDS encoding LytR/AlgR family response regulator transcription factor, producing the protein MSFRTLIIEDEEPARLRLSKLLQNYPDKIENIGFARNGEDGLEKINELKPDLIFLDIQMPGMNGFEMLSKLKRIPLIIFCTAYDEYALQAFETNSIDYLLKPVKQERLAKAISKLDKFVPHFNKAEILDFLEAIEKKEAKPKLTSISIKTGKKIIFLKLNNILFFKAKDKYVSVFLKNGEEYLCEQSLQQLSEELPERFRRIHRAILLNSDYIKEVHSYFNSRFAFVLEDKNRTKLISGRSYLKEIKDWIKA; encoded by the coding sequence ATGAGCTTTAGAACTTTAATTATTGAAGACGAAGAACCGGCAAGATTAAGGCTCAGCAAGCTTTTGCAAAATTATCCTGATAAAATCGAGAATATCGGCTTTGCCAGAAATGGGGAAGACGGACTAGAAAAAATTAATGAATTAAAACCAGATCTTATTTTTTTAGATATTCAAATGCCGGGAATGAATGGTTTTGAAATGCTCTCTAAATTAAAACGCATTCCATTGATTATTTTTTGCACCGCTTACGACGAATATGCATTGCAGGCTTTTGAAACCAATAGTATTGATTATTTACTGAAACCGGTTAAACAAGAACGACTGGCAAAAGCAATATCGAAATTAGACAAATTTGTCCCCCATTTTAATAAAGCTGAAATTTTAGATTTTTTGGAAGCTATCGAAAAAAAAGAAGCTAAACCAAAACTTACCAGCATTAGTATAAAAACGGGAAAAAAGATTATTTTCCTGAAACTTAATAACATTCTATTTTTTAAAGCTAAAGATAAATACGTTAGTGTTTTTCTAAAAAACGGAGAAGAATATCTATGCGAACAAAGTTTGCAGCAACTTAGCGAAGAGTTACCAGAACGTTTTAGAAGAATACATAGAGCTATACTATTAAATTCTGATTATATAAAAGAGGTACATAGTTATTTTAATAGTCGCTTTGCTTTTGTACTGGAAGACAAAAACAGAACCAAATTAATTAGCGGCAGATCGTATCTCAAAGAAATAAAAGACTGGATAAAGGCATAA
- a CDS encoding ferritin-like domain-containing protein, whose translation MKYSEEVAEKLNELLEKNYDAEKGYKFAAEHIKSENLKAFFSERAKERYDFGHELKAEIRNFGENPDKGSSLAADAHRTWMNLKTTLPGNKEEAVLEEAVRGEKIAVEEYEKILKDTSIPPSTQNVLLKQKNAIVASLNEVKSLEHQYD comes from the coding sequence ATGAAATATTCAGAAGAGGTTGCAGAGAAGCTAAATGAGCTGTTAGAAAAAAACTATGATGCAGAGAAGGGATATAAATTTGCTGCAGAGCATATAAAAAGTGAGAACCTGAAAGCTTTTTTTTCTGAGCGAGCCAAGGAACGATATGATTTTGGACATGAGCTAAAAGCTGAAATTCGAAATTTTGGTGAAAATCCTGATAAAGGCAGTAGCCTTGCAGCAGATGCCCATCGTACATGGATGAATCTGAAAACCACCTTGCCCGGCAATAAAGAAGAAGCAGTTTTAGAAGAAGCGGTAAGAGGTGAAAAAATTGCTGTGGAAGAATATGAAAAGATTCTAAAGGATACTAGCATTCCGCCTTCTACTCAAAATGTCCTGTTAAAACAGAAAAATGCGATTGTAGCTTCTTTAAATGAAGTGAAATCTTTAGAGCATCAATACGACTAA